A portion of the Malania oleifera isolate guangnan ecotype guangnan chromosome 3, ASM2987363v1, whole genome shotgun sequence genome contains these proteins:
- the LOC131152377 gene encoding uncharacterized protein LOC131152377 isoform X3: MNRNIYTAMGSLEQNNNFNREEKEQRYKEMKDKLYKQDERIRTLQSSAFQLANFYFVFQGVILTSIFNSSGALATVDRSFLFLLSLLAALLNLCVFYTTARKCMKLMNEHDKNLDLCAKLRSELIEPRGTTTGPLDVDKFDKFKRGSYLVLCMAFLLIFTLLTLVGCWVLHREDDKKMCCGSQSPQDNNVDQNIGRVFKLCEGS; encoded by the coding sequence atgAATCGCAACATCTACACAGCCATGGGTTCCCTTGAGCAGAACAATAATTTTAACAGGGAAGAAAAAGAGCAGAGGTATAAGGAAATGAAAGACAAACTCTACAAGCAGGACGAGCGCATCCGAACCCTCCAATCCTCCGCCTTCCAACTCGCGAACTTCTACTTCGTCTTCCAAGGCGTCATCCTAACCTCCATCTTCAACAGCTCCGGTGCTCTCGCCACGGTCGACCGGTCTTTCCTCTTCCTCCTCTCCCTCCTCGCCGCCCTCCTCAACCTCTGCGTCTTCTACACCACCGCCCGCAAGTGCATGAAGCTCATGAACGAGCACGACAAAAACTTGGACTTGTGCGCCAAGCTTCGATCTGAGCTGATCGAGCCCAGAGGGACAACTACCGGTCCCCTTGACGTCGATAAGTTCGACAAGTTCAAGCGCGGCAGTTACCTGGTATTGTGCATGGCGTTCCTGCTCATCTTCACCCTGCTTACGCTTGTGGGGTGTTGGGTTCTTCACAGGGAAGATGATAAGAAAATGTGTTGCGGCAGCCAAAGCCCTCAAGATAATAACGTCGACCAAAATATTGGGCGTGTGTTCAAGCTTTGTGAAGGCA
- the LOC131152377 gene encoding uncharacterized protein LOC131152377 isoform X2, translated as MNRNIYTAMGSLEQNNNFNREEKEQRYKEMKDKLYKQDERIRTLQSSAFQLANFYFVFQGVILTSIFNSSGALATVDRSFLFLLSLLAALLNLCVFYTTARKCMKLMNEHDKNLDLCAKLRSELIEPRGTTTGPLDVDKFDKFKRGSYLVLCMAFLLIFTLLTLVGCWVLHREDDKKMCCGSQSPQDNNVDQNIGRVFKLCEGIKKILGMEIRQGKTAK; from the coding sequence atgAATCGCAACATCTACACAGCCATGGGTTCCCTTGAGCAGAACAATAATTTTAACAGGGAAGAAAAAGAGCAGAGGTATAAGGAAATGAAAGACAAACTCTACAAGCAGGACGAGCGCATCCGAACCCTCCAATCCTCCGCCTTCCAACTCGCGAACTTCTACTTCGTCTTCCAAGGCGTCATCCTAACCTCCATCTTCAACAGCTCCGGTGCTCTCGCCACGGTCGACCGGTCTTTCCTCTTCCTCCTCTCCCTCCTCGCCGCCCTCCTCAACCTCTGCGTCTTCTACACCACCGCCCGCAAGTGCATGAAGCTCATGAACGAGCACGACAAAAACTTGGACTTGTGCGCCAAGCTTCGATCTGAGCTGATCGAGCCCAGAGGGACAACTACCGGTCCCCTTGACGTCGATAAGTTCGACAAGTTCAAGCGCGGCAGTTACCTGGTATTGTGCATGGCGTTCCTGCTCATCTTCACCCTGCTTACGCTTGTGGGGTGTTGGGTTCTTCACAGGGAAGATGATAAGAAAATGTGTTGCGGCAGCCAAAGCCCTCAAGATAATAACGTCGACCAAAATATTGGGCGTGTGTTCAAGCTTTGTGAAGGCA